The sequence below is a genomic window from Malassezia restricta chromosome IV, complete sequence.
GCTTCGTGGCGCTGGGGGCCGCGTGTCTCACGCGCTTCGTGCCACTCACACTCACGGAACGCAAGGCACGCCATGCCGGTTACACACTTCTCCctgatgacgacgaagcggGTGCCGCAGATGCTGAAGATCGTATGGACGATTCTACTAATGAGAGTTTGGATGCCGATCCAAACGATGAGAGCATGGAATAGTTGTACACTAATAGGGTTACTAGGGTAAGGTCGCCACGTCCGGTCGAGTGGAGGTTTCGGACCTCAGAGAGTGACGAGTGTTCATGGCTCCAGTCGACGCGTGCGCGGGGTCTGTGAACAAGAAGCTTGTTGTCGTGGGCGATGGTGGCTGTGGAAAGACATGCCTGCTGATTGTCTACTCACAGAATCGGTTCCCAGAGGAATACGTGCCGACTGTGTTTGAGAACTATGTCCCTATTGTGGATTATCGGGGTCAAAAGGTCGAGTTTGCTCTGTGGGATACGGCCGGCCAGGAAGAATACGACCGACTTCGCCCCCTCAGCTATCCAGAGACCGATGTGATCCTCATTTGCTTTGCCATCGACTACCCCACGAGCCTCATGAACGTCAAGGACAAGTGGCTGCCTGAAATTCTGCACTTTTGCGAGGGTGTGCCATATCTACTTGTGGGCCTCAAGTCAGATCTGCGTATGGACGCGCATTCTCTCTCCCTCCTTACCGCGCAGGGAGTACAGCCAGTTAGCCAGGAGCAGGGCGAGCGCTTCGCACAAGAGATCGGCGCTCGGCGTTACGTCGAGTGCTCGGCCAAGGCCAACGACGGCGTACGAGAGGTATTCCAGGCTGCCTTGGAAGAGGCCTTTGGGGCGAAGAAATGGAAGCGCGGTCTGCTGAGCCGTCATAAGAAATGCACTGTACTATGACGCATCTATTATTGCAATGTACACACTATACATATAGGCCTACAGGCACAGAATATTCTTTTCAAGTAAATCAGCCAccgacgacatgggcgcTGACGAGGTCGACCATATCCCGTCGTCATCGATAGGCCACACTTCAGCCTCGGTGCGATGTTCCTTTAGCTCGCGAATGCGCGCACCAACCTTGTCGCGCAGCTCCGCGTGATACGCCTGGTTGCGCCGCAGGCCTGCCATGTCCCGGCACACATCATCCTGGACTTTCTGCAGgagggcgcggcgctccaagagccatgcacgcacagcgtcTCTCCGCGGTAAGTTTTCTGCCATTGGTCGAGGCTCCATCGGTAGCAGATTCGGTATCTCAGAACGCATGCGCTTAGGTGGGCACGTTACAGCATCTGCGAGGGATCTTTTCGATTGGGTATGATCGATCAGTTTCGATGGTGGATCGGTGGATAGGAGCCAGGCCGGTGAAGAAGGCACGGATATACAAGATGAAAGCGTACTCATAGGCACAAATGGCATAGGTTCTTTTTTGACCTCAGACGTGGTGTACGCATCGTTTAGTTCCTGGACCAACATATCCCAGCGGAACTCGGGCGACACTTCAGCTGGTATGAGTGGTGATGGTGTGCATAGGCTCATCTCCTCCGTCACCGACGTGCCGCAGTGATCCAGATCTGGAGACAGAGACACAGACGGCGGCGTGTCCGAGCACATGGAGGGCGTGCCGTACCTATTGCTGCCCAAGCGTGGCCGACTCATAGCACATGCCTCGTTCGTAGCGTAGGCAAAATTTCCTTCCACGCCACGCTTGGGATAAATTCCGGGGCACGTGATGTTACGCGGTGCGCGTTGCTCTGTCCTGCTGGTGTCTCACCACGACGGCTGTGGCAACGTAGCGACGCGTTCcgcgtgtgctgctggcgcaTTTCCAGAGCATGTCTAGGTTCAGGTTCGTCGATACGGATGCCATACCTCTTTCCCCGTCAAATGCGTTTCGTCCACCCTCATCGTCCCCTGCCTCGTCCTGTTCGACCAAGCGCGTTTCGCAGAAGCAGGAGGACAAGGAGAATACGCCTTTGGAGCAGCCCACCAAACGCCCACGCGTAGCcaagccatgcacgcctGTCACATCAAGTCCCGTGACATCCTCTCATATACCATCACCCCAGTGGACGTCGATGAGCACGGAGGACCTCCAAAAGCGTCTGGCCCACTTGAAGGAGGTGCGCATGCACTCAATGGAAAAGCGTGCATCCATCGTGTGTGGTGATGGAATCTTTGATGAAAGCTCAGACTACCTTAAGATCGAAGAGCAACTTTGTGCCTCTCGCATATGCGCTATTGAAGCGGAACTTGCTTCGCGATCGTCTCCATCGATGCCCTCGTCCCTTTCTGTGCCGTCAGACGCCATCGAAGTGCTGGATGACGACGAATTTGATATGACGATACCCGATAAGGATTTATTGGAGATGGAAATCCCAGCAACACCATCTATTCCATCTACGCCACACCCATGGGACGATCAAGTTCGGCATTCCCTACGCC
It includes:
- a CDS encoding GTP-binding protein, with product MAPVDACAGSVNKKLVVVGDGGCGKTCLLIVYSQNRFPEEYVPTVFENYVPIVDYRGQKVEFALWDTAGQEEYDRLRPLSYPETDVILICFAIDYPTSLMNVKDKWLPEILHFCEGVPYLLVGLKSDLRMDAHSLSLLTAQGVQPVSQEQGERFAQEIGARRYVECSAKANDGVREVFQAALEEAFGAKKWKRGLLSRHKKCTVL